One genomic window of Cricetulus griseus strain 17A/GY chromosome 3, alternate assembly CriGri-PICRH-1.0, whole genome shotgun sequence includes the following:
- the LOC100750593 gene encoding acyl-CoA desaturase 1, translating to MPAHMLQEISPSYTTTTTITAPPSGSLQNGREKQKTVPLYLEEDIRPEMKEDIHDPSYQDEEGPPPKLEYVWRNIILMALLHLGALYGITLVPSCKIYTCLFGIMYYVISALGITAGAHRLWSHRTYKARLPLRVFLIIANTMAFQNDVYEWARDHRAHHKFSETHADPHNSRRGFFFSHVGWLLVRKHPAVKEKGGKLDMSDLKAEKLVMFQRRYYKSGLLLMCFILPTLVPWYCWGETFLNSLFVSTFLRYTLVLNATWLVNSAAHLYGYRPYDKNIESRENILVSLGAVGEGFHNYHHAFPYDYSASEYRWHINFTTFFIDCMAALGLAYDRKRVSKAAVLARIKRTGDGSRKSS from the exons ATGCCTGCCCACATGCTCCAAGAG atctcccCCTCCTACacgaccaccaccaccatcacagcGCCTCCCTCCGGAAGCCTGCAGAATGGACGGGAGAAGCAGAAGACGGTGCCCCTCTACCTGGAAGAAGACATCCGCcctgaaatgaaagaagatatacACGACCCCAGCTACCAGGATGAGGAGGGGCCCCCGCCCAAGCTGGAGTACGTCTGGAGAAACATCATCCTCATGGCCCTGCTGCACTTGGGGGCCCTGTATGGGATCACACTGGTTCCGTCCTGCAAGATCTACACCTGCCTCTTCG GGATTATGTACTATGTCATCAGTGCCTTGGGCATCACCGCCGGGGCGCACCGCCTGTGGAGCCACCGAACTTACAAGGCTCGGCTGCCCCTGAGGGTCTTCCTCATCATTGCCAACACCATGGCTTTTCAG AATGACGTGTATGAATGGGCCCGAGACCACCGCGCGCACCACAAATTCTCAGAAACACACGCTGACCCTCACAATTCCCGCCGTGGCTTTTTCTTCTCTCACGTGGGCTGGCTGCTTGTGCGCAAACACCCGGCTGTCAAAGAGAAGGGCGGAAAACTGGACATGTCTGACCTAAAAGCCGAGAAGCTGGTCATGTTCCAGAGGAG GTACTACAAGTCCGGTCTCCTATTGATGTGTTTCATCCTGCCCACACTGGTGCCCTGGTATTGCTGGGGTGAAACTTTCCTGAACAGCTTGTTTGTTAGCACCTTCTTGCGATACACTTTGGTGCTCAATGCCACCTGGCTGGTGAACAGCGCCGCCCACCTCTATGGATATCGTCCGTACGACAAGAACATTGAATCTCGAGAGAATATCCTGGTTTCCCTAGGTGCAGTGG GCGAGGGCTTCCACAACTACCACCACGCCTTCCCCTATGACTACTCGGCCAGTGAGTACCGCTGGCACATCAACTTCACCACGTTCTTCATCGACTGCATGGCTGCCCTGGGCCTGGCTTATGACCGGAAGAGAGTGTCTAAGGCTGCTGTCTTGGCCAGGATTAAAAGAACTGGAGACGGGAGCCGTAAGAGTAGCTGA